A single genomic interval of Primulina huaijiensis isolate GDHJ02 chromosome 7, ASM1229523v2, whole genome shotgun sequence harbors:
- the LOC140981604 gene encoding uncharacterized protein: MNPPGFVGGVDPLVVLEWVKSLEAIFDYLKFTDRDRVSCTVFMLVKAARIWWEATKVTVNVRELKWEEFKELFYVKYFSKEVKARKVKEFLELRQDSLSVADYTLKFEEGCVFVPFIAENDKDKGEHFLRGLKPEI, encoded by the coding sequence ATGAACCCTCCCGGATTTGTAGGTGGTGTTGATCCACTCGTAGTTCTTGAATGGGTTAAGTCATTGGAGGCTATATTTGACTATCTGAAGTTCACTGATCGAGATAGAGTGAGCTGTACTGTGTTTATGCTAGTGAAAGCTGCCCGCATCTGGTGGGAAGCTACTAAAGTGACTGTTAATGTCCGTGAGTTAAAGTGGGAGGAATTCAAGGAGTTATTTTATGTCaagtatttttcaaaagaagTGAAAGCTAGGAAAGTGAAAGAGTTTCTTGAATTGAGGCAAGATTCCTTGTCTGTTGCTGATTACACCTTGAAATTTGAAGAAGGATGTGTGTTTGTTCCGTTCATTGCCGAGAATGATAAAGACAAAGGAGAACACTTCCTTCGTGGGCTGAAACCAGAAATTTGA